GATGCCGAAGGCCTGCCGGTGCATCCCGCCAAGCTGTGGTGCGACACCGAGACGGCGGCGCACAACGCCGCGCTGGTCGAGCGCCTGGGCGGGGCGGCGGGCTGTCTCGAGAAGCTCGGCCTGGTGCTGCAGACCGGCTACACCGCCTCCAAGCTCGCCTGGCTGCGCGATACCAACCCGGCTGCCTATCGACGTATCGACGCCATCCTGCTGCCCCACGACTACCTCAACTACTGGCTCACCGGCGAGAAGGTGGCGGAGGCGGGCGACGCTTCCGGCACCGGCTACTTCGATACCCGTTCGCGGCGCTGGCGCCGTGACGTCTTCGCCGCGATCGCCCCGGAGCTCGATCCCTCGCGTGTGCTGCCGCGCCTGATCGACTCCCGCGAGCCTGCCGGCACGCTGCGCCCGGAGGTCGCCCGCGAACTGGGGCTGGGCGAGGGCGTGCTGGTCGCGAGCGGAGGGGGCGACAACATGCTCGGTGCCATCGGCACCGGCAACATTGCCCCCGGCATCGTCACCCTGAGCCTTGGCACCTCGGGCACGGTGTGTGCCTATTCGCCCGAGCCGGTGCTTGCCGCGAGCGACATGGTGGCCAACTTCTGCGCCAGCCATGGCGGCTGGTTGCCGCTGATCTGCACCATGAACGTGACCTCCGCCAGTACCCTGGTGCGCGAACTCTTCGACCTCGACCTGGTCGCCTTCGGCGAGCGCCTGGCCGCCGCCCCGATCGGTGCCGAGGGCGTGACGGTGCTGCCGTTCTTCAACGGCGAGCGGGTCCCGGCGCTGCCGCACGCCTCGGCCAGCTTCCTGGGACTCGACAGCCGCAACCTGACCCAGGCCAACCTGTGCCGGGCGGTGGTGGAGAGCGCCACCTTCGGCCTGCGCTATGGCCTCGAACTGCTCGGACCGCTGGCCGCCGGGGCGAGCCAGATCCGCCTGATCGGCGGCGGCGCCAAGAGCCCGCTATGGCGCCAGATGGTGGCCGACGTGACGGCGACCCAGGTGGTCTGCCCGCAAGTGACAGATGCCGCCGCGCTCGGGGCGGCGCTCCAGGCGGCCTGGTGTGAGCGTCCGGACGCCACGCTGCCCGCGCTGTGCGAGCGTCTGGTGCATCTCGACGAGGCCTCGCTGGCCGAGCCGAAGGCGACCAGCGTAAGCGCCTACGAGACGGTCTACGCCCGCTATCGCGAGGCGCTGGCCGCCCAGCACGGCATTCCGGCCTGATCCCTTCCTTCCTCAGCCTACGGAGCATTTTCCATGACGACTCGACTCGACGCCCTCAAGCAACATTCGCTGGTCGTCGCCGACACCGGCGACCTCGAGGCCATTCGTCGCTACCAGCCGCAGGATGCCACTACCAATCCCTCGCTGCTGCTCAAGGCCTTCGACCTGCCGGGCTACCAGGCGCTGATCGAGGAAGAGCTCGCCGCGGTCAAGGGCGAGACCCGCGACCCGCGGGCCCGGATCGAGCGAGCCGTGGACCGCCTGGCCGTGGCCAAAGGGGCGGAAATTGCCAAGTGGGTGCCGGGGCGGGTGTCCACCGAAGTGGCCGCCAAGCTCTCCTTCGACACCGCGGCCAGCGTGCGCAAGGCCCATGAGCTGATCGAGCTGTACGAGCGCCGAGGCGTCGGCCGCGAGCGGGTGCTGATCAAGCTGGCTTCCACCTGGGAGGGCATTCGCGCCGCCGAACGACTCGAGCGGGAGGGCATCAACTGCAACCTCACGCTGCTGTTCAGCGACGCCCAGGCCCAGGCCTGCTTCGATGCCGGCGTGTTCCTGATCTCGCCGTTCGTCGGCCGGGTCACCGACTGGTACAAGAAGGAGACCGGCAAGGAGTACGCGCCGGATGAGGATCCCGGGGTGAAGTTCGTGCGCAGCGTGTGCGAGCGCGCCGGTCGTGGCGGCTATGACACCGTGGTGATGGGAGCGAGCTTTCGCACCAGCGGCCAGGTACTGGCGCTGGCCGGTTGTCATCGCCTGACGATCTCCCCGGCGCTGCTCGAAGAGCTGGCCTCGCAGCAGGGTGACGTCGACAAGCGGGTGACGTTCCCATCTCCCGGCGAGCGCCCCGCGCCGCTCACCGAGCCCGCGTTCCGCTGGCAGCACAACCAGGACGCCATGGCCAACGACAAGCTGGCCGAAGGCATTCGCCGCTTCGCCGAGGATCAGGAGCAGCTCGAACGGCGCATTGCCGAGCGGCTGGGCTGACCACAACGCATTCCCTTGTCCATGATCCAGATCAGGGTTTCGGCTTTCGGGCCGCAACCCTATCCGTTTGCGACACTGTTCTTGGTCCCGGCGACGGCCCGGATTGCTCTGTCGAAGGCGACTTAGGGGCTTTGCGAGGAGCTAAATGGAAAGAAGTCAGAATTTTCAATATTTTTTTGGTCTTAAATTCCAAGAATTTGCCTTATTGCAGGATAATAATGCTTTTTTTTGGCTTGCGAAGGCGCATTGACCGCTTTTTTTCGGCTCGGTACATATTGGCCTGCCAACCACAACAACCGAGAGAGCCAAGATGTTCGCGACCCGCAAGATCCTGCCACGCCTGAGCGCTCTGACTCTGGGGGTCTGCCTGATAGGCAGCACCCTGGCCGCCGAAGCCGCTACTCTGCGCCTGGCCACCGACTCCGGCACCCAGGGCTCGCCGGCTGGTGATACCCTCGACGAGTGGAGCCGACTGATCGAGGAGAAGTCGGGCGGTGAACTCGAGGTCGAGGTCTACTATCAGAACGAGCTGGGCGGCCAGCAGGAGGTCTTCGACTTGCTGGTGGCCGGCGGTATCGACATGATGCTCAGCTGGCCGATGACTGCCTACGACAAGCGCATCGGGATCATTTATACCCCCTACATGACGCTCTCCTGGGACGAGGCCATTGAGGCCTACAGCCCGGGTGGCTGGGTCAACGAGCTGCTCGGCGACGTCTTCGCCGACATCGGCCTGAAGTTCTTCGGCCCCTGGCCCGAGGGCTTCAACGGCGTGGCCTCGCGCGGTCAGTACGCGCTGGACATGGAGAGTGCCGACGGCCTGACCGTGCGCACCATGACCGTCTTCCCGGCCCCGCAGACCATGCAGGCGCTGGGCTACCAGACCGCCGCCATCGATTGGGGCGAGGTCTATACCGCCTTGCAGACCGGCGTGGTGGACGGCGAAGCGGGCAACGTCATCTACTGGCCCTACGAGTACTTCCGCGACACCTTGGACTACTACGTCCACACCAAGCACTTCTTCATGACTGGCATCCTGACCATGAACATGGGCTCCTACGAGCGCCTGAGCGAGGCGCACCAGCAGGTGGTCAGCGAGGCGGCCCGCGAGGTCATGGAGCAGCAGTTCGTCGACGCCCGCGAGCGCGACGAGCACTACATCGCCAAGGCGCAGGAAGAGGGCATGGAGTATTTCGCCTTGCCCGAGGAGACCCTCGAAGATTTTGCCCGCCGCGCCCGTGAGCAGGTCTGGCCGCTCATGGAGGAGGAGCTGGGTACCGAGATCATGGACACCGTCCGCGCCAACGCCACCCCGCTGTGACGTTCTCCTCCTGAACCCTGGCGCCGGCCCGTCTTCCGGGTCGGCGTCCCCGTTGTGAGGGCCCTCGCATGCAATCCTTCCTCAAGGCCTTGGACGAGAAGGTCGGCTGGCTGCTCAACGCCGTCGCCTTCGTGACGAGTCTGCTCGTCGTCGGGCTGATGCTATTCCTGATACTGGCACGCTATGTCTTCGGTTGGTCACTGGTCGGCACCCTGGAGCTGGTCATGCTCTTTGGCATGTGGCTCTACATGACCGGTGCGATGATCGCCAGCCGGCGCCGCGAACACCTGGTGGTGGACTTCCTCGAACTGCAACTGCGCGATGCGCGCCTCAAGGCGCTGCACAAGACCCTGGTAGCGGTGATCGTGGCCATCATCAGCGCCTGCTTCGTCTACTGGGCTCAGCGCATGCTGGCTTGGGGCATCGAGCGGCCTCAGCACACCCCGGAGCTGTCGATCCCGCTGTGGGTCTCCCAGGCGGCCATCATGCTCGCCAGCGTCGGCTGCTTCTGCTATGCCCTGCGCGATGTGTGGCAGGGCATCGCGGCACTCCGCGGTGCCCGTTCCGGCTATGCGATGGCCGGGGAGGAGTCGTGATGGAAGGCCTGTTCGCGATCCTGCTGCTGCTGCTCCTGATGGGACTGGGCGTGCCCGTCGCCTGGTCTTTCGCCGGGGTGTTGGCCTACCTGGCCATGGCCTACGACGCCAACCTCGATACCCTGATGATGCAGGGCTTCCGCTCGGTGGATTCGGTGATCCTGATCGCGCTGCCGCTGTTCGTGCTGACCGGTTACCTGATGCAGAGTGGTGGCATCGCCAGCCGCCTGGTCACCTTCATCGAGACCTTGGTGGGCCGGCGTCGCGGGGGAATGGGGGCGTCCATGGTGCTGGCCTCCGGGGTGTTCGGCGCCATCGCCGGCACCGCCACCGCGGCGGTGGCCTCCATCGGCACCATCATGATCGGCCCGCTGGAGCAGCGTGGCTACCCCCGCGGCTACTCCTCGGCGCTGCTCGGCATCTCCTCGCTGCTCGGCATTCTGATCCCGCCCTCCATCACCATGATCCTCTTCGCGGTGGTGACGCGACAGTCGGTAGCGGCGTTGTTCGCGGCCACGGTGGGCCCGGCGTTGCTGCTGATCGCGGGATTGATCCTTGCCAACCGCTTCGCCGCGGGCCGGCTGTTCCAGGAGATCGCCAGCGAGGGCCTGGCCAGCGGCCAGGCGCCCTCCAAAGTGCGGGCCACCTGGCGGGCACTGCCGGCGTTGAGCCTGCCGTTCATCATCCTCGGCGGCATCTACGGTGGTGTCTTCACACCTACCGAGGCGGCGGCCGTGGCGGCCTTTGCGGCCATCGTCATCGGCTTCCTGGTCTACCGTGACCAGTCGTTCAAGCACTTTTCGCGCAGCGTGATCGCCGCCTCGGAGACCACCGGCTCGATCATCCTGATCTTGTTGTTCTCCTTCATGATCGGCCGAATCCTGGCCTTCGAGCGCGTGCCGCAGGACCTCACCGAGCTGATCACCACCCTGATCGATAATCCCTTGCTGATCCTGATCGCGGTGAATATCTTCCTGATCGTGGCCGGCGCCATCCTCGACGACGTTTCGGTAACGGTGGTAGTGGCCCCGCTGTTCCTGCCGCTGATGGTGGACACCGGCATTCATCCGGTGCATTTCGGTGCGATCGTCGCTTGCTCGGTGGTGATCGGCGCCAACAGCCCGCCGGTGGCGCCGATCCTCTACATGGCCTGCCGCATCGGCCGGGTGTCGATTCACAAGACCTTCGCGCCGGCGCTGCAACTGATCGCCTTCGTGGGTATACCAATAATGCTGGTGACCACCTTCGTGCCCGAGCTGTCGCTGTTCCTTCCGCGTCTGCTGGGCTTTCTCTAAGGCACAAACCGAAGCACGTCGCCACGGGTTTTCTGAACCCGTGGCCATTCCGTTAGAGTTCCGCCAGCTTCCACACGTCGTAGGCCGGCTCCTCGTAGGGGTGCGCGCGGCGCAGGGCGTCGACGGCAGCGCGGATGAGGTGATCCTCGCAGACCAGTTCCACCTTCACTTCCTCCACCTTCGCCAGGTCGCCGACCCGGCCGATGTGCGGGTCGGCGCCGGCGAGCGGGCGAAACTGACCGGTGCCGCGGGTCTCGAAGCAGCACGCTTCGTAGTCGCCGATGCGCCCGGCGCCGCTGGCGAACACGGCTTCCTTGACCGTTTCGGCATCCTCGAGCGGAACGTAGAAGGCAAGCTTGTACATCGTCTCTTCTCCTTGCAGTGCATGGCCCTCTCCATGATACGTCGTCGCGTGAAGAAGACTACGTGCTGCCGGGCGCGGAAAAAATACTTGTCCAAACTTTATACAGGATATAAGTTGTGTATAGGGTTTGGTCGGCTCGACGCGAACCCTCATCGTTCACCCCATGAGGTACGTAAAGATGACGACGTTGCAACGAGTGGCCATCGGTTGGGTGGGAGCAGGCATGCTGGGTGTCGCCTTGGCGGGCACCGTCCAGGCCGATCATCATGGCGACAAGCAGGATATCGTCGATACCGCGGTCGCAGCCGGGCAGTTCGAGACGCTGGCGGCGGCCCTGGAGGCGGCCGGCCTGGTGGAGACGCTCAAGGGCGAGGGCCCCTTCACCGTGTTCGCCCCCACCGACGAGGCCTTTGGCAAGCTGCCCGAAGGTACCGTGGAGAGCCTGCTCGAACCCGAGAACCGTGAGCAGCTCCAGGCCGTGCTGACCTATCACGTGGTGCCGGGGAAGGTCATGGCCGCTGATGCCATGAACCTCGACAGCGCGACGACGGTACAAGGCCAGGACCTCACCATTACCACCATGAACGGCAGCGTGATGATCGACGACGCCAATGTGATCCAGGCCGACATCGAGGCCAGCAACGGCGTGATCCATGTGATCGACAGCGTGCTGATGCCCGAGTGACGGCCATCTTCTCCGTGTCCGCCTTGCCACCCTTCGGGGTGGCTTTTTGCTGAGCTTGGGCAGCACCGACGGGCATGGCATGGTGGCGTGGTGCCACCGTACCGATCGGCAAGGAGACATCATGGAACGAACGCTGGCTGACCTGCTGGACACCCTGGGGCTCTCTTCCCGGGGGGAACTGCAAACGCTTGGGGGCGGCGACATCGCTGCCGTCTACCGACTGGAAACGTCGCAGGGAGCGGTAGTGGTCAAGCGCGACGACCCCAGGCGCGTGGCAGGCGAGGCGGATGGCCTGCTCGCCTTGCGCAAGGCGCAAAGCGCTCTGATCGTGCCCGAGGTGCTGGGCGTCGACGGCGGCTGGCTGATTCTTGAGGCGCTCGAAGCGGGGGCGCGTACGCCGCGCGCTGCCGCGGCGCTGGGCGAGGGGCTTCGCCAACTGCACGCTCACACCGCCGGCGAGCATGGCTGGCCGAGGGACAATGCCTGCGGACGCACGCCGCAACCCAATGCGCCACTCGCCGACGGGCGTGAGTTCCAGCGCGAGCGGCGCCTGCTGCCGCTGGCCCGGGCCTGCCAGGAGCGCGGCCTGATGGAGAGCCGGCTACTCGGGCGCATCGAAGCCGTGGCGCAGGCACTGGAGACCTGGCTGCCCGATGCGCCGGCCTGCCTGCTGCACGGTGATCTGTGGTCGGGCAACGTGCTCTACACGCCGCGGGGGCCAGCGATCATCGACCCGGCGGTGTATCGCCATTACCCCGAGGTGGACCTGGCCATGCTGACGCTGTTCGGCTCGCCCGGCGAGGCGTTCTTCGAGGCCTACTGGGAGGGCCGAGAGCCGACCGACTGGCCGCGACGCGAGTCGCTGTTCCAGCTCTATCCGCTGCTCAATCACCTGCTGCTGTTCGGCGGCGGTTATCGCGGCGGTGTCGAACGGGCGGTGGCTGCTCTCGAACATGTCGATCGATAGCCGGCCTATACTGGGAAACCTGGCCGAGCATGCTTGCCATGGCCATCGGCGGGGAGGAAAAGGCGATGAACGACCTGTTGCGGTTGCAGCGAACCAGCCGGTTGGCACCGATACTGGCGGCTTGGCTCGCCGTGTGGGGGACCGCCATGGCCGCCTCCGGGCCTGGTGAACGACTCCATGTGTCCGGATTCCAACCGGTGGTCTCGCCGATGGCCTGGCATCGTGAGCACTGGCGCCGGCACCGTCGGGACCCCGGCTTTACCGTTGAGCTGCCCTGGGCGCTGTTCGATCCCTACTTCTCCTGGGGGCAGGCCCCCCGACCTGTCGAGCCGCCACGCCCCGCGCCGCTGGCCCCGCGCCAGCGTGGCGAGATGTGGCGCGACGACGTGGTAGGCAGTGGCCGTGGCGGCCGCTTCGAGGAGCATCCCGAAGGGCGCATTCTGCGCAGCCGGCCACGTGGCGACTGAGCCTTCTCGATTTACATCCATACAGGCATGAATGTAAAATTTGTCGAACCTTGACGACTCCACGGGAACGACGCACATCATGAAAAGAACCTCTCGACTTGGCCGGGCCACGCTGATGGTGCTGGCCGCCAGTCTGTTGCTGGCCGCCTGTGGCCAGGAAGAGAACCCCGAGGCGCAGCAGCAGGCGGCCGCGCAGCGCCAGCCGCATCCCGTCGAGGTCGTGGCGATCGAGCGTCAGGACATCGCACTGGAAAAGTCCTACCCGTCGCTGTTGCGCAGCGACGACGAGGTTACCCTCGTGGCGCGCATCACGGGCAATCTCGAGGAGCGCCATTTCGAGCCCGGCGAGCAGGTCGAGAGAGGCCAGCGGCTCTTCTCCATCGAGCCCGACGTCTACCAGGCGGCGGTGAACCAGCACGAGGCCAACCTGCAGAGCGCCCAGGCCGAACTGTCCCGTGCCCAGCGCGACGCCGAGCGCTTCGAGCGCCTGCTGAGCCAGAACTCGGTGAGCCAGCAGCAGGTCGACCAGGCGCGCGCGGAGCTGGGCGTCGCGCGCGCTGCCGTGGCCCAGGCCGAGGCGGCGCTGGCCAGCGCCCGCATCGACTTGGCCTACGCCGAGGTCGCTGCGCCGGTGTCGGGCGTGATCGGCCTGGCGCAGATCAATGTCGGCAACCTGGTGAGCCCCGGTACCGTCCTGGCTACCATCACTCCGCTGGATCCGCTGGAGGTGCGCTTCCAGTTGCCCCAGCGCGACGCTCTCGAGCTGCGCCAGCAGCTGAACGGCCGCGGCGGCGAGTCGATACGTGCCACGTTGAACGTTCCCGGCGGTAGCGGCGCGGCCGCCCAGCAACTCGAAGGCCAGCTCGATTTCCTCGGCTCGCGCGTGGACGAACGCACCAGCACGGTCCAGGCGAGCGCCTCCTTCGCCAATCTCGACACCCGAGTGCTGCCCGGCCAGTTCGCCCGCGTCAGCCTCGAGGGGCTCAAGCGCTTCGACGTGCTGGCGGTACCCGAGATCGCCGTGACCCAGGGCCTGATGGGGCCCCAGGTGTTCGTGCTCGACGAGGACGACGTGGCCCGTTCGCGCACCGTGGAGCTCGGTGAAGTGGCGGGCCCGTGGCAGATCGTCCGCGGCGGCCTGGAGCCCGGCGAGCGGGTGGTGGTGGGCGACCCGGCCGGCATCGAACCCGGCACGCCCATCGACCCCCGGCCCTTCGAAGGCGATGCCGAGACCCTGGTCGAAGAGGTCGAGCAGGCCGAAGCCGAGGCGGAGCGACAGGCCGCCGAGGCCATGCAGGAGCAGGAAGCCGCCGAGGCCATGCCTGGGGAGGATGCCGCCGAGGGCGGTGAGGACGACGCATGAATTTCTCCAACTTCTTCATCAAGCGCCCGATCTTCGCCACGGTGCTGGCGATCATCCTCACCGTGATGGGGGTGGTGAGCATGCGGGTGCTGCCCATCGAGCAGTATCCCAGCGTGGTGCCGCCCACGGTGTCGGTGCGGGCCCAGTTCCCGGGGGCCGATGCCGAGACGGTGGCGCAGACGGTGGCTGCACCGCTGGCCGAAGCGATCAACGGCGTCGAGGACATGCTCTACATGACCTCGACCAGCGGCGACAACGGCTCCATGAGCCTCGACGTGGCCTTCGACATCGGCACCGACGGCGACATCAACACGATCAACGTCAACAATCGGGTGCAGGGCGCACTGTCGCGCCTGCCCGAGGCGGTGCAGGCCCAGGGCGTGACGGTGGAGCTGCGTTCCAGTTCGATCCTGATGCTGGTGTCGCTGATCTCGCCGCAGGGCGACTACGACAACGTCTTCATGCAGAACTACGCCACGCTCAACATCCTCGACGAGCTGCGCCAGGTGCCCGGCGTGGGCGAGGCCGAAGTGCTCGGCGGCGGCGAGTTCGCCATGCGCGTGTGGATGGACCCCGACAAGCTGGCCCAGTACGACCTGACCCCCACCGAAGTGGCCAGGGCCATTCGCGCCCAGAACACCGAGGTGCCGGCGGGCAACCTGGCGGCCACGCCGCAGCGCGATCCCCGTGCGTTCACCTATACCATCACCGCCGGCGGGCGCCTCAGCGATGTCGAGGACTTCCGCGATATCTTCCTGCGCTCCAATCCCGACGGCTCTGCGCTGCGCCTGGACGACGTGGCGCGCATCGAGCTGGGGGCCTCCTACTACGGCGTTCAGGCCCGCCTGAACGGCGCCACCATGACGCCGATCATCATCAACCAGCAGCCGGGTGCCAACGCGCTGGAAACGGCCCAGGCGGTGCAGGACACCATGGCCGAGCTGGAGTCGCGCTTCCCTCCCGGGCTCGAATACGTAGTGCCCTACGACACCACGCTGTTCATCGGCGCCTCGGTGGACACGGTGACCAAGGTGTTCATCGAGGCGTTCCTGATCGTCGGCGTGATCCTGTTCATCTTCCTGCAGAACTGGCGCTTCACGGTGATCGCCATGTCGGTGGTGCCGGTGTCGGTGCTGGCCACCTTTGCCGGCTTCTACCTGTTCGGCTTCTCGATCAACCTGCTGACGCTGTTCGCGCTGGTGCTCTCGATCGGCATCGTGGTCGACGACGCCATCCTGGTGGTGGAGAACGTCGAGCGCGTGCTCAGCGAGGACGACGAGATCACGGTGACCCAGGCGACCATCCGCGCCATGAAGGAAGTGGGCGGCCCGGTCATCGCCACCTCGCTGATCATGGCGGCGGTATTCGTGCCGGTGGCCTTCCTCGGCGGCTTCACCGGCCAGATCTACCAGCAGTTCGCGATCACCGTGGCGGTCTCGGTGGCCTTCTCGGCGCTGATGGCGTTGACCTTCACCCCGGCGCTCTCGGCGCTGTTCATCAAGCACAAGCCGAAGGGGGTGGGGGAGTCCCGGCTGAAGCGGGCACTCAATACCCCGCTACGGCTGTTCGACCGACTGTTCGCCGGCGTGACCGCCGTCTACATGTGGCTGGTCAAGGTGCTGGTGCGCTTCTGGGGGCTGGCGCTGTTGCTGACGGCGCTGGTCATCGGCGCTTCCTGGTGGCTCTACCAGATCACGCCCTCGACCCTGGTGCCCGAGACCGACCAGGGCATCGTGCTGGCCAGCGTCCAGCTGCCCGACTCCGCCTCCCTGGCGCGCACCCAGAGTTACATGGACGAGCTCAGCTCGCGCATCGAGGAGGTTCCCGGGGTGCGGTACTCCACCGCCGTGGCCGGTTACGACATTCTCTCGAGCTCGGTCAACACCGCGCGGGGGATCATGTTCATCAACATGGAGCCCTGGGACGAGCGTGAGCTGACCGCGACCCAACTGGTGGGGCGGATCATGCAGCTGGGCGCGGAGATCCCGGGCGGTTCGGCCATGGCGTTCAACGTACCGCCGATCATGGGGCTCTCCACCACCGGTGGCTTCACCGGCTACCTGCAGTCGTTCGAGGGGGCCTCGCCGCAGGAGCTGTTCCAGGCCTCGGTGCAGGTGATGCAGGCGGCCAACCAGCATCCCGCCCTGCAGCAGGTGTTCACTACCTTCAACGTCAACGTGCCGGGCTATCGCGCCGTGATCGACCAGCAGAAGGCGCTGAGCTACGGCGTGGCGTTGGAAGATCTGAACGCGACCCTGTCGAACACCTTCGGCAACGGCTTCGTCAACTTCTTCAGCTACCAGAACCGCAACTTTCAGGTCTACCTGCAGAACGAGGACAACTTCCGCAAGACCCCGGACGATGTCAGCAGCGTCTACGTGCGCGGCGGCAACGGCGAGCGCATCCCGCTCTCGGAGTTCGTCACGCTCGAGCGCCAGGCCAAGCCGGCGGTGGTATCGCGCTTCGGCGTCTATCTGGGGGCGCAGTTCCAGGGCGGCCCCGCGCCGGGCTACAGCTCGGGCCAGGCGATCGCCGCCATGGACGAGATCGTCGAGGAGACCCTCGGCGGCGGCTGGGGCATGGGCTGGACCGGCACCGCCTACCAGGAGAGCCAGCTCGGCAATACCGCCACGCTGGCCATCGTGTTCGGCATCCTGATGGTATTCCTGATCCTGGCGGCGCAGTACGAGAGCTGGTCGCTGCCGCTGGCGGTGCTCACGGCGACGCCCTTCGCCTTCCTCGGCGGCATCGGCGGCATTGTCCTGCGCGGGCTCGACACCAGCGTCTACGTGGAGATCGGCATGCTGGTGGTGGTGGGCCTGGCGGCCAAGAACGCTATCCTGATCGTCGAATTCGCCGAGCTGCAGCGCAGGGAGCAGGGCAAGTCGATCCGCGAGGCGGCCATCACCGCGGCCGAGCTGCGCTTCCGGCCGATCGTGATGACCTCGCTGGCATTCATCTTCGGTACCCTGCCGCTGGCGTTGGCGAGCGGGGCGAGCGATGTCAGCAGCCACCACATCGGCACCACCGTGGCGGTGGGTATGGCCTCGGTGGCGGTGCTCGGCAGCCTCTTCGTACCGAGCTTCTACGCCGTGATCGCCCGCATCTCCGACTGGCTCCGCCATCGGCTGTGGGGCCGGCGCGAGATGACAGCCGAGCACTGAGCGGCCATCATGCCGCCGGCAGCTGACGGGGCGCCATCCTGCGGGATGGCGCCCCGTTTCATTGCGTGAGCGGCAGCATGTCCGACGCGGGGCCCCATGGGCTAGGCTGATGGTGAGCCGAGCGAGAACTAAGGAGGCCGTCATGGAAGCGCTGCGTCAGATCGCCCTGAGTTTTCCCGTCGTCGTCTTCAGCGCCCTGCTGCCATTGGTGCTGCTCTACTGGCTGCTGGTGCTGCTGCGCCTGGCGCCGCTGGAACTGTTCGCCCGCGACAGCCTGAAGGGGGATCATCTGGCAAGCACCATGGTGGCGCTGGGCTTCGCCGGCGTACCGGTGACCTTTGCCCTTAGCGTGCTGTTGGCACTGGCGGGGGGGATCACGCTGACGATCGAGCTGGCCGTGCTGCGCTGGTTGCCGCTGGGGCTATTCCGCATTCCGGTGGGTGTGGCGGCGCTGTGGGCGGCCTTCGTGCTTGCTTCGCCCGTGGCGGCGGGCCTGTGCCATGCGCTGCATCGCCGCTTCCATCGGCTGGCGCAGGCGCAGCCGCGCTGCCTGCTGGGCGAAGTCGTGCAGGTACGCTCCGCGCCCGATGCGCAGGGCTGGGCCACGGCCACCCTGGACGACGACCCGGCGTGCGAGGTTCGCCTGCACGCCAAGCCCGACGACCTGCCCCTTCCGGGCGAGCGGCGGGTACTGGTCAAGTACGTGGCCGGTGAGGGCGCCTACCGCAGCGTGGCGCAGCGCCGCTACTGCGAGGCGCGCGAGCACCTGCGGCGGATGCGCCTGGCCCGCGGCGGCACCGGGGCGGGACATGGCGGCGCTCAGGCGCCCTTGTAACCTCGTTCCTACGAGGAAGAGCGCAGCAGCCGCAGCTGCGTTTCGATGAGCTGTGCGCCTCGCTCCTGCAGGCTGAAGGTCTCGTAGTTGCGCAGCCAATCGTGGAACAGGCCGCCGAGGATGGCCTGCAGCAACCTGGCTGCCACTTCGGGTGAGAGGTCCTGGCGCAGATGGCCCATGCGGGCGGCACTGGTGAAATAGCCGAGCAGGGCGCCGCAGGCCTCCTCGGCCATCTCGTTCTGCATCGCCAGCGGGTCGATCTCGGCGAAGGTTTCGCAATGGTGGATC
This portion of the Billgrantia sulfidoxydans genome encodes:
- a CDS encoding efflux RND transporter periplasmic adaptor subunit, yielding MKRTSRLGRATLMVLAASLLLAACGQEENPEAQQQAAAQRQPHPVEVVAIERQDIALEKSYPSLLRSDDEVTLVARITGNLEERHFEPGEQVERGQRLFSIEPDVYQAAVNQHEANLQSAQAELSRAQRDAERFERLLSQNSVSQQQVDQARAELGVARAAVAQAEAALASARIDLAYAEVAAPVSGVIGLAQINVGNLVSPGTVLATITPLDPLEVRFQLPQRDALELRQQLNGRGGESIRATLNVPGGSGAAAQQLEGQLDFLGSRVDERTSTVQASASFANLDTRVLPGQFARVSLEGLKRFDVLAVPEIAVTQGLMGPQVFVLDEDDVARSRTVELGEVAGPWQIVRGGLEPGERVVVGDPAGIEPGTPIDPRPFEGDAETLVEEVEQAEAEAERQAAEAMQEQEAAEAMPGEDAAEGGEDDA
- a CDS encoding efflux RND transporter permease subunit encodes the protein MNFSNFFIKRPIFATVLAIILTVMGVVSMRVLPIEQYPSVVPPTVSVRAQFPGADAETVAQTVAAPLAEAINGVEDMLYMTSTSGDNGSMSLDVAFDIGTDGDINTINVNNRVQGALSRLPEAVQAQGVTVELRSSSILMLVSLISPQGDYDNVFMQNYATLNILDELRQVPGVGEAEVLGGGEFAMRVWMDPDKLAQYDLTPTEVARAIRAQNTEVPAGNLAATPQRDPRAFTYTITAGGRLSDVEDFRDIFLRSNPDGSALRLDDVARIELGASYYGVQARLNGATMTPIIINQQPGANALETAQAVQDTMAELESRFPPGLEYVVPYDTTLFIGASVDTVTKVFIEAFLIVGVILFIFLQNWRFTVIAMSVVPVSVLATFAGFYLFGFSINLLTLFALVLSIGIVVDDAILVVENVERVLSEDDEITVTQATIRAMKEVGGPVIATSLIMAAVFVPVAFLGGFTGQIYQQFAITVAVSVAFSALMALTFTPALSALFIKHKPKGVGESRLKRALNTPLRLFDRLFAGVTAVYMWLVKVLVRFWGLALLLTALVIGASWWLYQITPSTLVPETDQGIVLASVQLPDSASLARTQSYMDELSSRIEEVPGVRYSTAVAGYDILSSSVNTARGIMFINMEPWDERELTATQLVGRIMQLGAEIPGGSAMAFNVPPIMGLSTTGGFTGYLQSFEGASPQELFQASVQVMQAANQHPALQQVFTTFNVNVPGYRAVIDQQKALSYGVALEDLNATLSNTFGNGFVNFFSYQNRNFQVYLQNEDNFRKTPDDVSSVYVRGGNGERIPLSEFVTLERQAKPAVVSRFGVYLGAQFQGGPAPGYSSGQAIAAMDEIVEETLGGGWGMGWTGTAYQESQLGNTATLAIVFGILMVFLILAAQYESWSLPLAVLTATPFAFLGGIGGIVLRGLDTSVYVEIGMLVVVGLAAKNAILIVEFAELQRREQGKSIREAAITAAELRFRPIVMTSLAFIFGTLPLALASGASDVSSHHIGTTVAVGMASVAVLGSLFVPSFYAVIARISDWLRHRLWGRREMTAEH
- a CDS encoding fructosamine kinase family protein, which produces MERTLADLLDTLGLSSRGELQTLGGGDIAAVYRLETSQGAVVVKRDDPRRVAGEADGLLALRKAQSALIVPEVLGVDGGWLILEALEAGARTPRAAAALGEGLRQLHAHTAGEHGWPRDNACGRTPQPNAPLADGREFQRERRLLPLARACQERGLMESRLLGRIEAVAQALETWLPDAPACLLHGDLWSGNVLYTPRGPAIIDPAVYRHYPEVDLAMLTLFGSPGEAFFEAYWEGREPTDWPRRESLFQLYPLLNHLLLFGGGYRGGVERAVAALEHVDR